In Sulfitobacter sp. OXR-159, one DNA window encodes the following:
- a CDS encoding VWA domain-containing protein yields MFLPFFDQLRRHGVPVSLREFLAFLEGMKAGLATYDVEAFYYLARVSMVKDERNIDKFDRAFAAAFKGLENISLDDVLEAVDLPEDWLRKMAEKHLSEEEKAEIEAMGGFDKLMETLKKRLEEQKGRHQGGSKWVGTAGTSPFGAYGYNPEGVRIGQKESRHQRAVKVWDKREFRNLDDNVEIGTRNIKLALKRLRRWARDGAAEEFDLNGTIRATAEHGYLDVKTRPERRNAVKVLLFLDIGGSMDPHVKVVEELFSAARGEFKHLEHFYFHNCLYEGVWRDNRRRWDAQIPTHEVLRSYGSDYKCIFVGDASMSPYEIAYPGGANEHWNAEAGATWLARARDQWPNHLWINPVPERQWGYTQSIAMIQEIFGPGAMVPMTLEGLSRGIKTMTRS; encoded by the coding sequence ATGTTTCTGCCGTTCTTCGATCAGCTCCGCCGCCACGGTGTTCCGGTCTCGCTGCGCGAGTTTCTGGCATTTCTCGAAGGCATGAAGGCGGGGCTGGCCACCTATGACGTGGAGGCGTTTTACTACCTCGCCCGCGTGTCGATGGTCAAAGACGAGCGTAACATCGACAAGTTCGACCGCGCCTTTGCAGCGGCCTTTAAGGGGCTGGAGAACATCAGCCTTGATGATGTTCTCGAGGCCGTGGACCTACCCGAAGACTGGCTGCGCAAGATGGCCGAAAAGCACTTGAGCGAAGAAGAAAAGGCCGAGATCGAAGCCATGGGCGGGTTCGACAAGCTGATGGAAACGCTGAAAAAGCGGCTCGAAGAGCAAAAGGGTCGGCATCAGGGCGGCTCGAAATGGGTCGGCACGGCGGGCACTTCGCCTTTCGGCGCTTATGGCTACAACCCCGAAGGTGTGCGGATCGGCCAAAAGGAAAGCCGCCACCAGCGCGCGGTCAAGGTCTGGGACAAGCGCGAGTTCCGCAATCTGGATGACAACGTCGAGATCGGCACACGCAACATCAAACTTGCGCTGAAGCGCTTGCGCCGTTGGGCACGCGACGGGGCGGCGGAAGAGTTCGACCTGAACGGCACCATCCGCGCCACGGCAGAGCATGGCTATCTGGATGTGAAAACCCGGCCAGAGCGGCGCAATGCCGTGAAAGTGCTGCTGTTTCTCGACATCGGCGGCTCCATGGATCCGCATGTGAAGGTCGTTGAAGAGTTGTTCAGCGCGGCGCGGGGCGAGTTCAAACATCTTGAGCATTTCTATTTCCACAACTGCCTCTACGAAGGCGTCTGGCGCGACAACCGCCGCCGCTGGGACGCGCAGATCCCCACCCATGAGGTGCTGCGCAGCTACGGCTCTGATTATAAATGCATCTTCGTCGGTGACGCCTCCATGTCGCCCTATGAGATCGCCTATCCCGGCGGCGCGAATGAGCATTGGAACGCGGAGGCCGGTGCCACATGGCTCGCCCGGGCGCGGGATCAATGGCCCAACCATCTGTGGATCAACCCGGTGCCGGAACGGCAATGGGGCTACACCCAGTCGATCGCGATGATCCAAGAGATTTTCGGCCCCGGGGCCATGGTGCCGATGACCCTCGAAGGGCTGAGCCGGGGCATCAAGACCATGACGCGATCTTGA
- a CDS encoding OsmC family protein — MASIVKTGSAKWEGSLKEGKGHVSTQSGVLSDQPYGFNTRFEGKEGTNPEELIGAAHASCFSMALSMILGQSDLTPDSIETKAEVHLEEKDGGFHVPKVHLTVEAKIPGASQEDFEKAAKTAKENCPISKLLTAEITMDAKLV, encoded by the coding sequence ATGGCTTCGATCGTAAAAACCGGCAGCGCAAAATGGGAAGGCTCGCTCAAAGAGGGCAAGGGCCATGTCTCAACCCAAAGTGGTGTGCTGTCTGACCAGCCCTATGGCTTCAACACCCGTTTCGAAGGCAAGGAAGGCACCAACCCAGAAGAGCTGATCGGTGCTGCCCACGCGTCTTGTTTCTCCATGGCGCTGTCGATGATCCTTGGGCAAAGCGACCTGACGCCCGACAGCATCGAGACAAAGGCAGAAGTGCATCTGGAAGAAAAAGACGGCGGCTTCCACGTGCCCAAAGTGCATCTGACGGTCGAAGCAAAAATTCCCGGCGCGAGCCAAGAGGACTTCGAGAAAGCCGCAAAGACCGCCAAGGAGAACTGCCCGATCTCCAAGCTGCTGACCGCCGAGATCACGATGGACGCAAAAC
- a CDS encoding apolipoprotein acyltransferase: MIALGLALIGAVIGGLTARKRGGNRKDIAQYATGYGFAFLIVGMIATVLLDRALSL; encoded by the coding sequence ATGATAGCACTCGGATTGGCATTGATCGGCGCGGTAATCGGCGGGCTGACGGCCCGCAAACGTGGCGGCAACCGCAAAGACATCGCGCAATATGCAACGGGCTACGGCTTTGCCTTCCTGATCGTCGGCATGATCGCCACGGTTCTTCTGGACCGCGCGCTGAGCCTCTGA